ATAAGCTACGTATATTATGTAAATGTATCTTCGACTCCTTGGaacatgcttttttttaaacttgactTAAGCTCAGCAAAAATGTTTACTCTTTGTTTTGTGTTACTTTCCCTCTGCTTCGTACATGCTACCATTGCCAAGGTAGTGAGCCTTCCATAGAGTTAACATATGACTTTAAATTATCTCTAACATTAACAGCAGTATTCGATGGCCGAGATCCTCTAATGGGTGGGATATCAATTAATAAGCTACTATTCCCATCAGCGACCAACCTTCTCCATTCCCCTTCCTTGATCTCTCCCTTATCGTCCCAACTGTCAACAAAACCAGATGGACAATAAGCGGCACTACCCCCATTGAGGCGTCAAGCCCTGTCTACCAGCCTCTTAATAATCAAAGAAATTTACCCAGTATCGATTCATATCGAAAAAACTTTCAACTACAAAACGGTACCTATGTCAACATGCTAGAAAATGATTCACAAGATCCGATGGCAAATGGTCATATGTTCAGGCGAATGAGAGGAGATATGGGTAACTGAGAAgaactatatatttttatatttcttattaggcataaaattttgtataaagtTAGGTTGTATCATTATAAGCTACGTATATTATGTAAATGTATCTTCGACTCCTTGGaacatgcttttttttaaacttgactTAAGCTCAGCAAAAATGTTTACTCTTTGTTTTGTGTTACTTTCCCTCTGCTTCGTACATGCTACCATTGCCAAGGTAGTGAGCCTTCCATAGAGTTAACATATGACTTTAAATTATCTCTAACATTAACAGCAGTATTCGATGGCCGAGATCCTCTAATGGGTGGGATATCAATTAATAAGCTACTATTCCCATCAGCGACCAACCTTCTCCATTCCCCTTCCTTGATCTCTCCCTTATCGTCCCAACTGTCAACAAAACCAGATGGACAATAAGCGGCACTGTTAGTTAGACGGAGGAAATTGTGCAAACATATTGTGGCTTTAACTATCGTTTCTGCATTGTTGACATTTGTTTGCAGGGGATTCATAAAAACTCTCCATCTGGCAGCAAGAATACCGAATGCATTCTCGATTACTCGTCGTGCTCTAGACAATCTGTAGTTAAAAATTAACTGGTTCTCTTTTATACCCTGTCCAGGATAAGGCTTCATAAGCCACTGTTGAAGCGGGAAAGCATCATCGCTAACTAAATAAAAAGGCATTAGACCAAAAGTAGGGGAATTCTCAATATTTTCTGGTTCAGGAAGgttcatttcttttttgaaaaacgatTTCCCAATTGCTGATCTACGGAAAACACCGCTATCATTGTTTGAACCATAATCTCCGAtatcaacaaataaaaatacgtAGCGAGCATCACATATTGCCATCAAGATGATACTAAAAAACCCTTTATAATTGTAATATAGGGATCCGCTATTTATTGGTGCTTTCATTCTGATATGTTTTCCATCTATGGCACCAATGCAATGTGGTAGATCCCACATGTCAttaagtcctgagcaattttcTTCCATTCATCCAAAGCTTTTGGAGGGCGCAAATATTGTTCTTTAAGACAATTCCAAATAGCTGAACATGTTTCGTTTACAATACTGCTTATAGTTGATTTTGTTATACGGAATGAAAAGCTTAATGACTGCTGACTTCCTCCATAGGCAAGATAATGTAATGTAAAAGTCTTTCTGATGCTGAGATAGCTTTACGAAATTTCGTGTCTTTTTTGGAGATTTCTGGTCCGATAACATTCAACAGGTACTGGAAAGATTCCGGGGACATTCTCATAAACCTACAAGAGAGAAAGAGAAAGAGAGGAAAGTAGATTTTAGATTACTTACTtagtttcttttttcaaaattaaagaTACTGAAACTGGTTTTACTATCACTGCTAGTAATGGCAGTAATGGTTGGTAAGTTATACTTACTTGAAATAGGATTCTCGATCCCCCAAAGCCATTTCTTGTACCATGGTATGATATATACCACATTCTTCTCTTTGTTTGTAAATTTGCCTAACCCAAATTGATCTTTTTTTTCGAGCTTTCCTTTCAGCTTCTCTTCGAGAACTTCCTTTTAAAAGTATGTAGCCAAGATATATCAGAAGGTCTTCGTCGTCCATCTTGTTAAAATCTTTCTTATTAATCCTTGCGCAAATGTGAACGGCTTGCGTCGTTCTTGCGTCACTCTTGCGCCAATCTGAAAGAAATCTAACTGCGCATGCGTACGCCACTGGCGCAGCGTAGACGCAAGTAAGTCTGAACCGGGCTTTAGATCACTGATTTCAAAAAAGTGAACCAAAACATTCGAAACAAAAAAACGTTCGAAATCTACAATTCGATACCCCTGCATTGCTGCAtcataaaacacaaaaaaaaaatttgtacaaatgCTTGTTGGGGTAAAAGAGTATAATTTTAACGCAAAAAGGCTATTATTATTGCTTAAGGGATTTATGATAATTCCAGCCTGGATTAagcaatagacctatttccatattcATTTTCGTTCTCcggaacatatatatatatatatatatatatatatatatatatatatatatatatatatatatatatatatatatatatatatatatatatatatatatatatatatatatatatatatatatatatatatatatatatatatatatatatatatatatatatatatatatatatatatatatatatatatatatatatatatatatatatatatatatatatatatatatatatatatatatatatatatatatatatatatatatatatatatatatatatatatataccaaaataccgaatgacatgaaaacgagattagttatgaggAAATATTAGTTTGCAGCGAAGTAGTGCAgatatggtttgtttacttgcatatttgcaaaattaatttgtcatacagattgttatATGATTTATGATAAGGTCTAAGCTCTATCAATTCATATTACTTACAAACTGTAAGTATTAAAGTTAACCATCACAATGCTTGATACAAATGTACGATTATTGACAGTCagtaagagagagagagagagtagTGACAGAGGGAGTGTGACAATTATATACATAATCACAACAGCCAATAGTTTCAAAATATAAGTTTTAAATATCATTTTACGCAACAAATGTTCTAAAATGATCTGTTGATTACTCATGCAACTAAGCTATAGCAACAATCCTGAAAAAAATACTTGTAAAAATGCTATAAGAAATTCCTGCCAATTCGTTACTCTTGATGTTGAAATCCCTTTATTGTCCCCTCCCTTATCCCCCAAAGTCTATCTTACTTTTCTCTAATACTCCAGGTTTTTACAGTACTCCTGTTAGCATAAGTCAAGCATACTCGATATTCAACATTAATCGTGGGGAATGGAGAGCTCAAAATGAAATTCCCAATAAGatttttccagggttgtagcttAACGCTGGCTCCTTTGGCTAGCTACCAGcaagctaattttaattttttgacctGATCAGAGTATTATGAAAAGCCACTGAGCGTTAGTACACTATATTACTGAGTTTTAGTTCTAAATTTACTTggaaacattaaaataaaaatgtattcacatcATTCTAAAAACGTCGCTAGGTTTtaggtttagctagctaaaatatgCCAAAAGATACGCCCTTCAAATTTgcaatattttaactttgtttGTCGCACTACCACTACCAAAACCCTCTTTATAACTGTTAACTTCGATTATGTGAAATTGCCAGTTAAAAGCTGTAAAAatcaacattttgttgatagaTTCTTCAAACTTGCATGTAAACAACCAACATCCcgaaatttgctcataactaatctcgttttcatgttattctgcattttcgCATGCATATTTCTCGGAAccaaatggatatggaaataggtctattaattagagcttggaggaaagaatacggaaggagaaacaacttcatttctgtacgctttaaatgtattgaattttctattgtttttaatttcaaaagaatcagtgcgtgaggtgctcgaccgggtctttttcgcaaaaaaaatgatcaaattccgtattctcctttaatagggcctaacttttttctattgaaatctgactgtaacacgctgcaggcacgtgattattgtatggaaagtgtgcctaatataagaCGGTGAACATTGCTggtaaaaacttcaacaatacgtttgaaaataagcgtttaaccatgatattaacctatttttgcaggcttgagtataccactttgatcatgaaaaacaatatagatagatatgcgccggacgagtgccgacaaaatgtgtgctggattaataTTTTCATCGTCAAAATTTGTTAAGGATGGACAAGACCTGTCTAATTTTGTTAAATtagatgaaaaaataaatacagaacTCGATTTTATTCTTTAAAGTTTGGATTTTAACtggagaatccagaacaactcAAATATTAGGCATATGATGAAGTGGATTTCTCTAAACGTCTATTTTCTTGTGTGTCCATCCGTCACAATTATACGAAGCTATCGAGGTACTTctcgttaaaaaaaatatgctatatcataagttaaaaatttggatttttttgaaaaggattaaccttattaaaaaatctaaaaattagtttcaactaaaaatttaaaactctAGTTTTTTATGTCTATATTAACTTATTAATAGACTCCGAACCTTTGTCccgcaaaatgtttaaaaatgttcactttaaaagttttaataagAACAAACTTCTTAAATCATTCTTTGTAGGACATTCGTAATTTAACTATTCTCAGCAAGGGATTTTAAAGTTAATGAAAATGAGTCACAAAATCGCGAATTTTTCTTGCAAAAACTAATTTCAGATATCGTTAAATTGAATCCGCGTAAGTTTATCCAAACCATTTTGGACTTGCGACAGTTTTTCCGATTAAAGTATATGCATTTAACACCTGCCCTTAAAACGCTGCAGTGAACACGATTTgatgtagataaaaattattactttagAATTCCTTTTGTATTTTAAAGTAACTTGTATTTAGAATTTGGATGTAAGATTTATCGAGTATATGCCGTTTGATGGTAAGTGCTGTTTGCACAGCAACTCCTGTACTTAACCAACATCAATCCAACGAAATGTTAGCTGGTTTAGCAAAGTGTGAACActaaaagaacattttttataggTAATAAATGGAGCCTCCAGAAGTTTGTTTCTTATCGTGACATGTTAAGTCGTATACACCGTGTTTTTCCTGgtttatataaaatttcagaCAAAGCGAACGATACATCAAAGGTAAGTACAAAGTTGAGTTTTTCAATTCATAAACATGTTGATCATTTTTTAGGAAGactaatttttgtgggagaAAAAAATTAGCTTTCTAAATTTGAGTTATAATTGGCGGCCTAGATGGATCAGAATTATCCTCATTCTAAAAACTTGAAAagcattttcataaaaaatcctTTAACGTTATGGTGGTGTGGTACTTTTTAAGTAATTCGATGACACTAGAATTGAATAATATGTAATATGTCCTGCAGGTAGAATCCAGGTCTTTGAAGTAATGACTACTGTTGTTTGGTTGTATAAAATGCGGTCAAATAGGTTTtacgtaaaaaaattattaaactttttACTATTTCCAACAGGCATACAAAGTTGCTGGTTTTAAAGGACAAGTTGGTTTCATTACATCAATGAGTGAGCAGTTTTGTGGCAGTTGTAATCGGCTTCGTGTAACGGCCGATGGAAATATCAAAGTATGTAATAGCTATGTTGAAATGTTAAAGTGAAGAGTGACACTGATGATACTGGATTGGTAAAAGGTACAGCCTTACAGGTGTTTTCTTGATCAAATGGTTAAGCACTGATACACAATCTTTTAGGTATGCTTATTTGGTCCTAATGAAGTTTCGTTAAGAAATGCTTTGCGTAATGGGGCCAGTGAAAGCGATTTGTTGAAAATAATCTCGGTTGCTGTGGACAACAAGAAGAAACAACACGCAGGTCTGCCGGGTTTATTTACTTACTGCACTATATGCGTACCTCTTCTAAACAATGTCATGTGGAACTTCGAGGTTAAGACCCAATCCCTTCAGTTTTGGTATTATTTCTATCCGTTTGACggtgaaaatgtcaaaaaaatcttGTCATTCCAAAACGTTTTGCGTAGATATTCTTCCTCAAACGTTTTGCGTAGATATTCTTCCTAAAACGTTAGAAACTGTGATACCTTAGGttattttattttcgcgaaCTTTACCTATATTGGCGAGTTTCgcaacttttatttattttcgcgaCTTTCGCAATTTTTACCCTATTTTTGCCCTATTTTTGTGAGTTTCGCAAATTTTACCTATATATTTCCGAAAATTCTTTGAAAGgtcaataattcattttttttctttcgttttttctctttcttcctTAGTAAAGACACTTATTGACTAATGTCACTTATTGCTTTACTTTTTTCTCCTTCGCTTTGGGATGAAGACCTTAGCGATGTTAATATTCGGGTTCAAGAACCCATGAAAATCTCCTCCTTTGGATGCCAGTGGAGTTATTTAATCATATTTTTGTACCTTTGTATCAAAAAATGGTCAATtcgaagaataaaaaaagtgaatTATCTAAAATTTACTCATTTGCGACAGTCTTCGCAAAAATCAAGTTCTTTGAAGAGCAAGTACGTTTGAAAttcatttcgatatattttattttccgTATTAATTCATTAGTGcatacaaattattttatttctcaaTGTATTTGAATGACTTATCTTTTATTTGAAAGCTGTGGAATGTTGACGAATTTTTTTACGTGGTTACGCTTTTTATAAGTAACACAAAGTTTTGACTGAGGCCGAATGTTCTTAGTTTATCAGCAGTGTTTATCAAGTTTTATCAAGATAACTTTTGCGCTATTTCAGGGATGTTTAACATTGCGAAGACCAAAAATCGTCCCATGATATTAGTTGGTGGCTGAGGTACGCATTTAGCATGACataatttgtaaattttttgacagcaatgtgattgttttttttaattatttttctgtaGATCGAATCAAAGGTAACCTTAAAGCGATTAGATATTTCTCCAGCCTGCCTAATTACCGTCAAAATGAAACTTGGAGACAACTTTTAAACAGTTTTGCAATAACGAATGTAATGTTATCGAGAGGTCTGAGAACCAGAGCTGTCGAAAGCAACAAACCTCAAGGAGATCAAAACAACGGCGTTAAGAAACTTACGCACGTAAGAACGGACGGTAAAATAAACATGGTCAATATTGTGTCTAAACATGTCAGCGAACGCACAGCTGTCGCTTCTAGTGCAGTGACTGTCAGTAAAGAAATATTTAATGCTGTTAAAAATAATGAGCTGAAAAAGGGTGATGTGTTGACTGTTGCGAAAACAGCCGGCATAATGGCAGCTAAGAATACACATAATCTGATACCCCTTTGTCACAATATTCCAATTTCTTGTGTAGACATTGATCTTaatctaaacaaacaaaattattgCATTGAAGTTGTTGCCACGGTTACATGCACGGGAAAGACAGGTGTAGAGATGGAAGCTCTTATGGCTGTGTCCATCGCTTCTTTGACAATATATGACATGTGCAAAGCTTTGTCGCATGAGATGACTATATCAACACgtttacttaaaaaaactgGGGGTAAAAGTGGTTAAAAATGTAGTAAAagttaaatataaatatgattttttttgaaagcctaaggagatataagagttaaaaaattttgatgacgtcaggaAAGACCCgacaaacacaaaaattttagcTGTTGTCTTCATCGTACAGATCttgaagcgctgatcaagaaaatgtacttTTAACAAAGGATTGTAGATACATTAggagggtttaaaggttttttgatgacgtcatcaacccgtccattccaaaggGATTCGGAAACCTAGGTttgaaaaattacccaaattggtcccaggttgtccctagttacccacgcggtgaaaaaacattgacgtcaccacctcgtttccaagttatttggcctaaaGTTTGATGTTAAAGTCGTGTTATTtatgtcgcgccgtaacgtcagaaaatttaccaTCTGAGACaactttttcggctacatcaaaggaaaataaacatccACTGTGCATGTCACAggcagacagacacacttagcatATCATTATAAGAGTCTGCCGgtagcccgtagaaaaatccacggggtcgctcgtcctttatatatcgcatttcgtgtttccgtaacacgactattttctcgcgcacaaacagacagacggaatacggctattataatagagactagtcgttagcccgtggaaaatccacgggttcgctcgtcctttttataacgcattgcgtgcttctcgctattgagcagcgaagctaccattttgcgtgacagacaaacgtatacgggtattataatatagaagtcgttagcccgtggaaaaatccacggggtcacccttcgcgttcgctcgtcctttaaatttacccgttgaaacaaagtggataataatacatcgcatttgatattcgtgtgcatttttaaaatttcatgttttcgttacgggacgcggctgtcgcggacacacagacagacgacggctattattaaagagactagtcgttagcccgtggaaaaatccacgggttcgcccgtcgcagctgcttgacagacagacgtatacgggcattataatatagatggtcGGGAAACCACAAGTGTGACCCGgtgttgaacactctgtggagcgcttcataagagccgtaaactgtgtcacacaatcagttggagcgctttagtacaggcagtatgtcgtaaatcaagtgcagTGCATacaccattttaaaaaaaataactttcccgcaacaataactgaaataaaaacagagttctACAAACCGTTTTTACtcaatcataacaaaaacaatcggtcaatattatttaattttgcagaataagtttcggcgtaaattcaaaattatttgtgCAACCAGGTTGAACGCCTAGTACAGGCAAACAGCTTTGAACGCATCGGTGGAACAATTAACTCCTCATCATcttcaatgctaaccttttatataggttgggggcttggtgataaggctattatagccttcttctcgttcctgccattttttacctctctagctaatatttttagcatatgcaatcctatctttagattatacgatataatagcttaagatttgtattttattcttacGGAAAACTGTAAATTCTACAAcggcaaaataaattaaaaaaaaaaaaaaaaagatgaaataaaaacagagttaaaACCGTTGTCACCCCGCCATAGCAACAACAGTCgttcaatattattttacaaTGCGGAATAAAAGttcctaaagtaaaaaaattaattgtgacaccggGATGACCGCTTAGTGcagttaaacggtgttgcacaggcgtatagggataataccctgttgaaaaaactttattgcagattctgttttaataataaaaaaaaaaaaaaaacaggaaacagTCCATTGGTAAAACTGGGCTGAGCAGTTAGTCCGGGTAAACTGTGTTGCACAACCGTGCCGGCGTGATTACTGAGAAAGTTTAAAGATTAATTGTCACAGTAGGCTGACCCCTTGGTACATGTAAACAACGTTGCAGAAAAAAAGTCTGTTGTCAacactgggctaagcgcttagtacagttaaacatagTTAAACAGGCATATAGGCGTAATAATCCAAAAAAACATTGCaactatggcttaaataaaaacacagggaacactGAACAAAATGGCGGACTGACGTCCAGTCTCCCtgttcattttaacataaagaaagaaaatgactttAAAGTCATTGCCTCGcctaagataaataaaacactgtttttacaAATCGAAAGGgcatagaagaagaagaaagaagaacagcctgttgttacctGTCCAGTTAAAACAATTGCTCAACCATTATATTTGCAGAGAAAAGTgttcaggaaaataataaaagatgtacctaactgcatttagcataaaaattattgcttaagaatattgttgtagccaaactgcatttttatactttcactttttaaggagctagctaaatagccacagcctcaacataaaaataaatgttggctaggatagaaagctcttataccaaacagagTAGCAATACGTGAGGCtctagcagctagctagctaatcttcgttcctagccaaacatctaaactggtgcgtttaagatctgtacttGGCTAAAAAGCgtaacaatatatttatcctaacattgaaaacaaacagaaaaaaaatattacaaatatataaagcttttagaagataaaaaaagtcaaacaggcctacaaacaacaaacctcacacactgaccgCACACACGACCATTATCGAAATCAAAATGGCCTCCGTTCAGCGAAGATCTTgaattctttctggtcgcgaaaatcttttttttttaagaatcagGCGTCGTGATTGGTATaccacgcg
The genomic region above belongs to Hydractinia symbiolongicarpus strain clone_291-10 chromosome 4, HSymV2.1, whole genome shotgun sequence and contains:
- the LOC130641515 gene encoding uncharacterized protein LOC130641515 isoform X1 → MYRLRCCYGTKRPSNMVRKSWLCSNKTVPVVRTLGKEVKPFSEFLTDTFGRKHNYLRISLTERCNLRCQYCMPEDGVALTQQNNLLTSKEVIQLARLFVCEGVNKIRLTGGEPLVRKDIVNICEELSVLPGLQTLGITTNGIAAKRKLPLLRKAGVTHINISLDTLIPGKFSFITRRNGWSQVKDSIDMALGLDFDQVKLNCVVMKNLNDDEVVDFVELTREKNLDVRFIEYMPFDGNKWSLQKFVSYRDMLSRIHRVFPGLYKISDKANDTSKAYKVAGFKGQVGFITSMSEQFCGSCNRLRVTADGNIKVCLFGPNEVSLRNALRNGASESDLLKIISVAVDNKKKQHADRIKGNLKAIRYFSSLPNYRQNETWRQLLNSFAITNVMLSRGLRTRAVESNKPQGDQNNGVKKLTHVRTDGKINMVNIVSKHVSERTAVASSAVTVSKEIFNAVKNNELKKGDVLTVAKTAGIMAAKNTHNLIPLCHNIPISCVDIDLNLNKQNYCIEVVATVTCTGKTGVEMEALMAVSIASLTIYDMCKALSHEMTISTRLLKKTGGKSG